A genome region from Methylorubrum populi includes the following:
- a CDS encoding methylcrotonoyl-CoA carboxylase has translation MSIIRSAVSTTSTTFRQNRERMAALVAEIGEKAERVMEGGGAEARARHTARGKLLPRERVARLLDRGSPFLEVGLFAASDMYGSAVPGGGVVAGVGRVSGQDCMIVCNDATVKGGTYFPITVKKHLRAQEIAGENGLPCLYLVDSGGANLPNQDEVFPDRDHFGRIFFNQARMSAAGIPQIAVVMGSCTAGGAYVPAMCDQSIIVRGQGTIFLAGPPLVKAATGEVVSAEDLGGADLHARTSGVVDHLAENDAHALELARRAVASLNRRRPDTVVRQAPEPPLYDPAELWGVVPGDLRKGYDVREVIARLVDGSRFDEFKALYGTTLVCGFAHIDGVPVGILANAGVLLSESALKGAHFVELCCQRGVPLLFLQNITGFMVGRQYEAGGIAKDGAKLVTAVATAAVPKITLLIGGSFGAGNYGMCGRAYGPRFLWTWPNSRISVMGGEQAANVLATLRGDALERRGESFPAEAQERFKAPIREQFERQGHPLYASARLWDDGIVDPARSRDVLSLSLSAALNAPSEPTRFGLFRM, from the coding sequence ATGTCGATCATCCGCTCCGCCGTATCCACGACCTCCACAACTTTCCGCCAGAACCGCGAGAGGATGGCGGCGCTCGTCGCCGAGATCGGCGAGAAGGCCGAACGGGTGATGGAAGGCGGGGGCGCTGAGGCGCGCGCGCGCCACACCGCGCGCGGCAAGCTCCTGCCGCGCGAGCGCGTCGCCCGGCTCCTCGATCGGGGATCGCCCTTCCTGGAGGTCGGGCTCTTCGCGGCCTCGGACATGTACGGCAGCGCGGTGCCGGGAGGGGGTGTCGTCGCGGGCGTCGGCCGCGTGTCCGGGCAGGACTGCATGATCGTCTGCAACGACGCGACGGTGAAGGGCGGCACCTACTTCCCGATCACCGTCAAGAAACACCTGCGCGCGCAGGAGATCGCGGGGGAGAACGGGCTGCCCTGCCTCTATCTCGTGGATTCCGGCGGCGCCAACCTGCCCAACCAGGACGAGGTCTTCCCCGACCGGGACCATTTCGGCCGGATCTTCTTCAATCAGGCGCGGATGTCGGCGGCCGGCATCCCGCAGATCGCGGTCGTCATGGGCTCCTGCACGGCGGGGGGCGCCTACGTCCCGGCGATGTGCGACCAGTCGATCATCGTGCGCGGCCAGGGCACCATCTTCCTCGCGGGGCCCCCCCTGGTGAAGGCCGCGACCGGCGAGGTAGTCTCCGCCGAGGACCTCGGCGGGGCCGACCTCCACGCGCGCACCTCGGGCGTGGTCGATCACCTCGCGGAGAACGACGCCCATGCGCTGGAGCTCGCCCGCCGCGCCGTCGCGAGCCTCAACCGGCGCCGGCCCGACACGGTCGTGCGGCAGGCGCCGGAGCCTCCGCTCTACGACCCGGCGGAACTCTGGGGCGTCGTCCCCGGCGACCTCCGGAAGGGCTACGACGTGCGCGAGGTGATCGCCCGCCTCGTCGACGGCTCGCGCTTCGACGAGTTCAAGGCGCTGTACGGCACCACCCTCGTCTGCGGCTTCGCCCATATCGACGGCGTTCCGGTCGGCATCCTCGCCAATGCCGGCGTCCTCCTGTCGGAATCCGCGTTGAAAGGGGCGCACTTCGTGGAACTGTGCTGCCAGCGCGGCGTCCCGCTCCTGTTCCTCCAGAACATCACGGGCTTCATGGTCGGCCGTCAGTACGAGGCCGGCGGCATCGCGAAGGACGGAGCCAAGCTCGTCACCGCCGTCGCGACGGCCGCCGTGCCGAAGATCACCCTGCTGATCGGCGGGTCCTTCGGGGCCGGAAACTACGGCATGTGCGGGCGCGCGTACGGCCCGCGCTTCCTCTGGACCTGGCCGAACAGCCGGATCTCGGTGATGGGCGGGGAGCAGGCGGCGAACGTCCTCGCGACGCTGCGCGGCGACGCGCTGGAGCGGCGCGGGGAATCCTTTCCGGCCGAGGCGCAGGAACGCTTCAAGGCGCCGATCCGCGAGCAGTTCGAGCGACAGGGCCACCCGCTCTACGCGTCGGCCCGCCTCTGGGATGACGGCATCGTCGATCCCGCACGCAGCCGCGACGTGCTCTCCCTGAGCCTGTCCGCAGCGCTCAACGCCCCCAGCGAGCCGACTCGGTTCGGCCTCTTCCGGATGTGA
- a CDS encoding methylcrotonoyl-CoA carboxylase yields the protein MFETLLVANRGEIALRVMRTARRLGIRTVAVYSDADRDTAHVAYADEAYRIGGPAAAESYLRQDAILEAARRSGTQAIHPGYGFLSENPSFVDAVQAAGLVFVGPPSAAIRAMGLKDTAKALMDEAGVPTVPGYHGREQDAAFLAGEADRIGYPVLIKAAAGGGGKGMRRVDHARDFPDALSAARREARSAFGDDRVLVERCLVVPRHIEIQVFADSHGNAVHLFERDCSMQRRHQKVIEEAPAPAMPEAMRAAMGAAAVRAAQAVGYEGAGTVEFIADVAEGLREDRFYFMEMNTRLQVEHPVTEMITGLDLVEWQLRVAAGEPLPRGQEELTIDGHAVEARVYAEDPGRNFMPQTGRLSHLRFAGGHAVRIDAGVREGDFVTPFYDPMIAKVIAHGPTRAVALARLGQALSQSCVEGFPNNLGFLAKLVAQPDFAAGTFDTGLIARELDAILADAEAPPLAAALAALELSDLLPDADSDRLANFRLWGSAVREVDLAAGPERRRMTVTALGDGGFRVEEGDVSTALRLTSHPDTGLRAETQGRSVPVQLRRSGDEIVVGLPEGTFRFAAVRPGNAANSAGGDHVLRAAMPGIVRIVHVAPGDLVEADAPLLVTEAMKMEMPMTAPGAGRIASVEVAPGDQVEVGAVLIVMEPVEGDAADA from the coding sequence ATGTTCGAGACCCTTCTGGTCGCCAACCGCGGCGAGATCGCCCTGCGCGTCATGCGCACGGCGCGGCGCCTCGGTATCCGGACCGTCGCCGTCTACTCGGATGCCGACCGCGACACGGCCCACGTCGCTTACGCCGACGAAGCCTACCGTATCGGCGGACCGGCCGCGGCCGAGAGCTACCTGCGCCAGGACGCGATCCTGGAGGCCGCGCGGAGGAGCGGAACCCAGGCCATCCATCCGGGCTACGGCTTCCTGTCGGAGAACCCGAGCTTCGTGGATGCGGTCCAGGCCGCCGGCCTCGTCTTCGTCGGTCCGCCGAGCGCGGCGATCCGCGCGATGGGCCTGAAGGACACGGCCAAGGCGCTGATGGACGAGGCGGGCGTGCCGACCGTCCCGGGCTATCACGGGCGGGAGCAGGACGCGGCCTTCCTGGCGGGCGAGGCGGACCGCATTGGGTATCCGGTCCTCATCAAGGCCGCGGCGGGCGGTGGCGGCAAGGGCATGCGCCGCGTCGATCACGCGCGGGACTTCCCCGACGCGCTCTCGGCCGCGCGGCGCGAGGCGCGCTCGGCCTTCGGCGACGACCGCGTCCTCGTGGAACGCTGCCTCGTGGTGCCCCGGCACATCGAGATCCAGGTCTTCGCCGACAGCCACGGCAATGCAGTCCATCTCTTCGAGCGCGACTGCTCCATGCAGCGCCGTCACCAGAAGGTGATCGAGGAGGCGCCAGCGCCCGCCATGCCGGAGGCGATGCGCGCGGCCATGGGCGCAGCCGCCGTGCGTGCGGCGCAGGCCGTCGGCTACGAGGGCGCCGGCACGGTGGAGTTCATCGCCGACGTGGCGGAGGGCCTGCGCGAGGATCGCTTCTACTTCATGGAGATGAACACCCGCCTCCAGGTGGAGCATCCCGTGACCGAGATGATCACCGGCCTCGACCTCGTCGAGTGGCAGTTGCGGGTCGCCGCCGGGGAACCGCTGCCCCGGGGCCAGGAGGAACTCACCATCGACGGCCACGCGGTCGAGGCGCGGGTCTACGCTGAGGATCCGGGCCGGAACTTCATGCCGCAGACCGGGCGGTTGTCGCACCTGCGCTTCGCGGGGGGGCATGCCGTCCGGATCGATGCCGGCGTGCGGGAGGGGGATTTCGTCACGCCCTTCTACGACCCGATGATCGCCAAGGTCATCGCCCACGGCCCGACGCGCGCGGTCGCGCTCGCCCGGCTGGGGCAGGCGCTGTCGCAGAGCTGCGTCGAGGGCTTTCCCAACAACCTCGGTTTCCTGGCGAAGCTCGTCGCGCAGCCGGATTTCGCCGCCGGCACCTTCGACACCGGGCTAATCGCGCGCGAACTCGATGCGATCCTGGCGGACGCGGAGGCGCCGCCGCTGGCCGCTGCGCTCGCCGCCCTGGAACTCTCGGATCTCCTGCCGGACGCCGACAGCGACCGACTCGCCAACTTTCGCCTTTGGGGGAGCGCCGTGCGGGAGGTCGACCTCGCGGCCGGCCCGGAGAGGCGCCGCATGACCGTCACCGCGCTCGGCGACGGCGGCTTCAGGGTCGAGGAGGGCGACGTATCCACGGCGCTCCGGCTGACGTCCCACCCCGACACGGGGCTGCGTGCCGAAACGCAGGGTCGAAGCGTCCCCGTGCAACTCCGTCGCTCGGGCGACGAGATCGTCGTCGGCCTGCCAGAGGGCACGTTCCGCTTCGCGGCGGTGCGCCCCGGGAACGCCGCCAATTCGGCGGGGGGCGATCACGTGCTGCGGGCCGCCATGCCGGGCATCGTGCGCATCGTCCATGTCGCCCCAGGCGACCTCGTGGAGGCCGACGCTCCCCTCCTCGTTACCGAGGCGATGAAGATGGAGATGCCGATGACGGCACCCGGTGCCGGCCGGATCGCGAGCGTCGAGGTCGCGCCGGGCGATCAGGTCGAGGTCGGCGCCGTCCTCATCGTCATGGAGCCCGTCGAGGGGGACGCAGCCGATGCCTGA
- a CDS encoding enoyl-CoA hydratase-related protein, with the protein MSATYETIRVETVREGVRRLVLARPAKHNALNAAMIADLVHASEALRADETVRVVVLSAEGRSFCAGGDLDWMRSQAERSRPERQAEAEALAGMLDTLDRLPKLLIGEVRGPAYGGGVGLVALCDIAFAVPDARFALTEARLGLIPATISPFVVRRIGGPNARRIMLNARPVDGAEACRMGLVSAVVAPEAMEKAVEAEIAFALQCAPGAVAESKALIRRLADGEPLGPGATASLLADRWESEEARAGIAAFFARIAR; encoded by the coding sequence ATGAGCGCGACCTACGAGACGATTCGTGTCGAGACCGTGCGAGAGGGCGTCAGGCGGCTCGTGCTCGCCCGGCCCGCTAAGCACAACGCGTTGAACGCGGCAATGATCGCGGACCTCGTGCACGCGTCGGAGGCGCTCCGGGCAGACGAGACGGTACGGGTCGTCGTCTTGTCCGCCGAGGGGCGCAGTTTCTGTGCCGGGGGCGACCTCGACTGGATGCGGAGCCAGGCCGAGCGCAGCCGGCCGGAACGGCAGGCCGAGGCCGAGGCGCTGGCCGGCATGCTGGATACCCTCGACCGCCTGCCGAAGCTCCTGATCGGAGAGGTCCGCGGCCCCGCCTATGGCGGCGGCGTCGGGCTCGTGGCGCTCTGCGACATCGCCTTCGCGGTGCCCGACGCGCGGTTCGCCCTGACCGAGGCGCGGCTCGGCCTGATCCCGGCGACGATCAGCCCGTTCGTGGTGCGGCGCATCGGCGGCCCGAACGCCCGGCGGATCATGCTGAACGCGCGGCCCGTCGACGGCGCCGAGGCGTGCCGGATGGGTCTCGTGTCGGCGGTGGTCGCGCCGGAGGCGATGGAGAAGGCCGTCGAGGCCGAGATCGCCTTCGCGCTCCAGTGCGCGCCGGGGGCGGTGGCGGAGAGCAAGGCCCTGATCCGTCGCCTCGCGGACGGCGAACCGCTCGGTCCCGGGGCGACGGCATCCCTCCTCGCCGACCGCTGGGAGAGCGAGGAGGCCAGAGCCGGCATCGCCGCCTTCTTCGCCCGGATCGCGCGATGA
- a CDS encoding AMP-binding protein — MVGQTSYVHGASGVPLLSDTIGRRLDQTAARWPDRPALIAGAQGVRWTWRDLSERVESFAAGLLALGLAKGDRIGIWSLNCAEWVVTQLAAAKTGLILVSINPAYRLSELEFALNVVGCRALVTATAFKNSDFIGMIMTLAPELADAVPGALSAERLPHLRSVIQIGESLVPGAVSFGAVCERGGAAERAAIREIAAGLQFDDPINIQFTSGTTGQPKGVTLTHHNILNNGYFVGRAMQLTPEDRICIPVPLYHCFGMVMGNLACVAHGCAMVYPGEGFDPLATLRTIEEERCTALYGVPTMFIAELDHPAFARFDLGSLRTGIMAGAPCPIEVMRRVQHSMNMRDITIAYGMTETSPVSFQSAVDDPLERRVTTVGRVQAHIEVKIVDSDGLIVPRGQPGELCTRGYSVMMGYWGDAEKTAEILDAAGWMHTGDIAVLDEEGYGKIVGRIKDMVIRGGENLYPREIEEYLFRHQAIQDVQVFGVADAKYGEELCAWIRLREGASMTEDDVRTFCRGQIAHQKIPRYIEFVDAFPMTATGKIQKFVMRAAVEERLNLHHVETA, encoded by the coding sequence ATGGTGGGGCAGACGAGCTACGTCCACGGCGCGAGCGGCGTGCCGTTGCTCAGCGACACGATCGGCCGGAGGCTGGACCAGACGGCCGCGCGATGGCCGGATCGTCCGGCTCTGATCGCCGGGGCGCAGGGCGTGCGATGGACGTGGCGTGACTTAAGCGAGCGCGTCGAGAGCTTCGCGGCGGGTCTTCTCGCCCTCGGCCTCGCGAAGGGCGACCGTATCGGCATCTGGTCTCTGAACTGCGCGGAATGGGTGGTGACGCAACTCGCCGCCGCCAAGACGGGTCTGATCCTCGTCTCGATCAATCCGGCCTATCGGCTGTCGGAGCTGGAGTTTGCCCTCAACGTGGTCGGCTGCCGGGCTCTCGTGACGGCGACGGCGTTCAAGAACAGCGACTTCATCGGCATGATCATGACGCTCGCCCCCGAGCTGGCCGATGCCGTGCCGGGCGCGTTGTCCGCCGAGCGTCTGCCGCACCTGCGTAGCGTGATCCAGATCGGTGAATCGCTTGTTCCCGGTGCCGTGTCCTTCGGTGCCGTATGCGAGCGCGGCGGGGCGGCGGAGCGCGCCGCAATCCGGGAGATCGCGGCTGGCCTCCAGTTCGACGACCCCATCAACATCCAGTTCACCAGCGGCACGACCGGTCAACCGAAGGGCGTGACGCTCACGCACCACAATATCCTCAACAACGGATACTTCGTCGGCCGTGCCATGCAGCTGACGCCCGAGGACCGCATCTGCATCCCGGTGCCGCTCTATCACTGCTTCGGCATGGTGATGGGGAACCTCGCCTGCGTCGCCCACGGCTGCGCCATGGTCTATCCGGGCGAGGGCTTCGATCCCCTGGCGACGTTGAGAACGATAGAGGAGGAGCGCTGCACGGCCCTCTACGGGGTGCCGACGATGTTCATCGCCGAGCTGGACCATCCGGCGTTCGCGCGCTTCGATCTCGGCTCCCTCCGCACAGGCATCATGGCCGGCGCGCCCTGTCCCATCGAGGTCATGCGGCGCGTCCAGCATAGCATGAACATGCGCGACATCACCATCGCCTACGGCATGACGGAGACGAGCCCCGTCAGTTTCCAAAGCGCGGTCGACGATCCGCTGGAGCGGCGTGTCACGACCGTGGGGCGCGTGCAGGCACATATCGAGGTCAAGATCGTCGACTCGGACGGGCTTATCGTACCGCGAGGACAACCGGGTGAACTCTGCACGCGCGGTTACTCGGTGATGATGGGCTACTGGGGCGACGCCGAGAAGACGGCCGAGATCCTCGACGCCGCCGGCTGGATGCATACGGGGGACATCGCGGTGCTCGATGAGGAAGGCTACGGGAAGATCGTCGGGCGCATCAAGGACATGGTCATCCGTGGCGGCGAAAATCTCTACCCGCGGGAGATCGAGGAGTACCTGTTCCGTCACCAGGCTATTCAGGACGTGCAGGTCTTCGGCGTCGCCGATGCGAAGTACGGTGAGGAACTCTGTGCCTGGATCAGGCTGCGCGAGGGAGCGTCGATGACCGAGGACGACGTGCGCACCTTCTGCCGAGGACAGATCGCCCATCAGAAGATTCCACGCTACATCGAGTTCGTCGACGCCTTCCCGATGACCGCAACCGGCAAGATCCAGAAGTTCGTCATGCGGGCGGCGGTGGAGGAGCGTCTCAACCTGCACCACGTCGAGACGGCCTGA
- a CDS encoding hydroxymethylglutaryl-CoA lyase has product MPEAGRVEIYEVGPRDGLQNEARAISTQDKVRLVDLLSACGFRHVEAASFVSPRWVPQMADGADVLDRIRRPAGTIYAALTPNLRGYEHARAARAGEVAIFASASEGFSRRNINCSVTESMERFHPIVVAAAKDGIPVRGYVSCVVACPYDGPTEPTQVALVTERLLELGCREVSLGDTIGAGTAETVAAMLRAVRSAAPVDRLAGHFHDTGGRALECVAAALEEGVRVFDASVAGAGGCPYAPGSAGNVATGRVLDFVEAGGFATGIDRVRLAEAEAFMTQLLGRST; this is encoded by the coding sequence ATGCCTGAGGCGGGACGCGTCGAGATCTACGAGGTCGGCCCGCGCGACGGGCTCCAGAACGAGGCGCGGGCGATCTCCACGCAGGACAAGGTGCGCCTCGTCGATCTCCTGTCCGCCTGCGGCTTCCGGCACGTCGAGGCGGCGAGCTTCGTCTCGCCGAGATGGGTGCCGCAGATGGCGGACGGCGCCGATGTCCTCGATCGGATTCGGCGCCCGGCGGGCACGATTTACGCCGCGCTCACGCCCAACCTGCGCGGCTACGAGCATGCCCGCGCCGCGCGGGCGGGCGAGGTCGCGATCTTCGCCTCGGCCTCGGAAGGATTCAGCCGCCGCAACATCAATTGCAGCGTCACCGAGAGCATGGAGCGCTTCCACCCCATCGTCGTGGCTGCGGCGAAAGACGGCATCCCGGTGCGCGGTTACGTGTCCTGCGTCGTCGCCTGCCCATATGACGGGCCGACCGAGCCCACTCAGGTCGCCTTGGTGACCGAACGCCTGCTGGAACTCGGGTGCCGGGAGGTCTCGCTCGGCGACACCATAGGGGCGGGCACGGCCGAGACCGTCGCGGCCATGCTGCGGGCTGTTCGCAGTGCAGCCCCGGTCGATCGGCTGGCGGGGCATTTCCACGATACCGGCGGTCGAGCGCTCGAATGCGTTGCGGCGGCCCTGGAAGAGGGGGTTCGCGTATTCGACGCGTCGGTGGCCGGGGCGGGTGGGTGTCCCTACGCACCGGGCTCTGCCGGCAACGTGGCGACGGGACGCGTACTCGACTTTGTGGAAGCCGGGGGTTTCGCGACAGGGATTGATCGCGTCCGCCTCGCCGAAGCGGAGGCCTTCATGACGCAGCTTCTGGGACGATCCACATGA